In a single window of the Arthrobacter sp. StoSoilA2 genome:
- a CDS encoding GntR family transcriptional regulator: MSAALEALESAPQGSSLAENAYLLLRDRLIMLDIKPGDPINDGQIAAELGIGRTPVREAIKRLESDHLVVSYPRRGTFATGVDITQLAEVSEIRELLEPLASRKAARMASPAMRSELRAVAGAIRDLEGQDNSSQELMRYDIQVHRLIYKASANAHLEDVLIRYDNLATRIWCYMLERMPSVSGHISEHAELLTAIADGDEDRAAELALHHVVSFEETIRKVL; this comes from the coding sequence ATGAGCGCAGCATTGGAAGCACTGGAATCAGCTCCACAGGGTTCGTCCCTGGCGGAGAACGCCTACCTGCTCCTGCGCGACAGGCTCATCATGCTGGACATCAAGCCCGGCGACCCCATCAACGACGGCCAGATTGCAGCCGAGCTGGGCATTGGGCGCACACCCGTCCGCGAGGCCATCAAGCGTCTCGAAAGCGACCACCTGGTGGTCTCCTACCCGCGGCGCGGGACGTTTGCCACGGGCGTGGACATCACCCAGCTCGCTGAGGTCTCCGAGATCCGCGAGCTCCTGGAGCCACTCGCCTCCAGGAAGGCCGCCCGCATGGCCAGCCCTGCAATGCGTTCAGAACTCCGCGCTGTCGCTGGTGCAATTCGCGATCTTGAAGGCCAGGACAATTCCTCCCAGGAACTCATGCGCTACGACATCCAGGTTCACCGCCTGATCTACAAGGCCTCCGCGAACGCACATCTGGAAGACGTCCTGATCCGGTATGACAACCTGGCTACCCGCATCTGGTGCTACATGCTGGAACGGATGCCCTCCGTCTCAGGCCACATCTCCGAGCATGCGGAATTGCTGACAGCCATCGCCGATGGCGACGAAGACCGCGCCGCCGAACTTGCCCTGCACCACGTAGTCAGCTTCGAAGAGACGATCCGCAAGGTCCTCTAG
- the glyA gene encoding serine hydroxymethyltransferase: MVEPLIRPLAQADPEVDQAIALELIRQQSTLEMIASENFAPTAVMEAQGSVLTNKYAEGYPGKRYYGGCEHVDVIEQLAIDRLKSLFGAEFANVQPHSGAQANASAMHALITPGDTIMGLNLAHGGHLTHGMRINFSGKLYKVVPYGVQEDTHTIDMAEVERLALENKPQLIVAGWSAYSRHLDFAEFRRIADLVGAYLMVDMAHFAGLVAAGLHPSPVPHAHIVTSTTHKTLGGPRGGVILTNDADIAKKVNSAVFPGQQGGPLEHVIAAKAVAFKMAAEPEFKERQVRVLEGSKILAERLLQDDVAAAGISVVSGGTDVHLVLADLRHSVLNGQQAEDTLHRIGITVNRNAVPFDPRPPMVSSGLRIGTPALAARGFGAEDFTEVSDIIATALIAAANSGTNGEGTEAGTDGDVTLDDATAVELRRRVSALADKFPLYPHLSNGKDAAAELEEMIGAAQ, translated from the coding sequence ATGGTTGAACCGCTGATCCGCCCGCTCGCACAGGCGGACCCGGAGGTCGATCAGGCGATCGCCCTGGAACTCATCCGCCAGCAGTCCACGCTGGAAATGATCGCCTCTGAGAACTTCGCCCCCACGGCCGTCATGGAAGCACAGGGCTCGGTCCTTACCAACAAGTACGCCGAGGGTTACCCGGGCAAGCGCTACTACGGCGGCTGCGAACACGTTGATGTGATCGAACAGCTGGCCATCGACCGCCTGAAGTCCCTGTTCGGCGCAGAATTCGCCAACGTCCAGCCCCACTCCGGCGCCCAGGCAAACGCCTCCGCAATGCACGCACTGATCACCCCTGGCGACACCATCATGGGCCTGAACCTCGCCCACGGCGGCCACCTGACGCACGGCATGCGCATCAACTTCTCCGGCAAGCTGTACAAGGTTGTCCCGTATGGCGTCCAGGAGGACACACACACCATCGACATGGCGGAGGTGGAGCGCCTCGCCCTGGAAAACAAGCCGCAACTGATCGTGGCCGGCTGGTCCGCGTACTCCCGCCACCTGGACTTCGCAGAGTTCCGCCGCATCGCGGACCTCGTGGGTGCCTACCTGATGGTGGACATGGCCCACTTCGCGGGTCTCGTCGCAGCTGGACTGCACCCGAGCCCGGTCCCGCACGCCCACATCGTCACCAGCACCACCCACAAGACCCTGGGCGGTCCCCGCGGCGGCGTCATCCTGACGAACGACGCCGACATCGCCAAGAAGGTTAACTCCGCAGTCTTCCCCGGACAGCAGGGTGGCCCGCTGGAGCACGTCATCGCAGCCAAGGCCGTAGCGTTCAAGATGGCTGCCGAGCCGGAGTTCAAGGAACGCCAGGTCCGTGTGCTTGAGGGTTCCAAGATCCTTGCCGAGCGCCTCCTCCAGGACGACGTGGCCGCAGCCGGCATTTCCGTGGTCAGCGGTGGGACCGACGTCCACCTGGTACTCGCCGATCTCCGCCACTCCGTCCTTAATGGCCAGCAGGCCGAGGACACGCTGCACCGCATCGGCATCACGGTCAACCGCAACGCCGTCCCCTTCGACCCCCGCCCGCCGATGGTTTCCTCGGGCCTGCGCATCGGCACCCCCGCCCTCGCAGCCCGCGGCTTCGGCGCCGAGGACTTCACCGAAGTCTCGGACATCATTGCGACGGCGTTGATCGCCGCAGCGAACAGCGGCACCAACGGCGAGGGAACCGAAGCAGGCACCGATGGTGACGTCACCCTTGACGATGCGACCGCCGTCGAACTCCGCCGCCGCGTGAGCGCGCTGGCCGACAAGTTCCCGCTTTACCCACACCTCAGCAACGGCAAGGACGCCGCAGCTGAACTCGAAGAAATGATTGGAGCAGCCCAGTGA
- a CDS encoding sarcosine oxidase subunit beta family protein: MSADHLPEHPDFLWRNPEPKSSYDAVIVGGGGHGLATAYFLAKNHGMTNIAILEKGWLAGGNMARNTTIIRSNYLWDESAAIYEHALKLWEILPEELEYDFLFSQRGVMNLAHTLGDVRESMRRVGANRLNGVDAEWLEPDQVKELCPILNTSDNIRYPVMGATYQPRAGIAKHDHVAWAFARKCDELGVDIIQNCEVTGFIKDGNRVTGVKTTRGTINTEKVGLCAAGHSSVLAEMAGFRLPIQSHPLQALVSELHEPVHPTVVMSNHVHVYVSQAHKGELVMGAGVDSYNGYGQRGSFHVIEEQMAAAVELFPIFARAHVLRTWGGIVDTTLDASPIVGLTPVENMFVNCGWGTGGFKGTPAAGLTFAHTIATGAPHKLNKPFALERFETGALIDEHGAAAVAH; encoded by the coding sequence GTGAGCGCGGACCACCTCCCCGAACACCCCGACTTCCTCTGGCGCAACCCGGAACCGAAATCCTCGTACGACGCCGTTATTGTCGGCGGCGGCGGGCACGGCCTGGCAACGGCCTACTTCCTGGCCAAGAACCACGGCATGACCAACATCGCCATCCTTGAAAAGGGCTGGCTGGCCGGTGGCAACATGGCCCGCAACACCACCATCATCCGGTCCAACTACCTCTGGGACGAGAGCGCTGCGATTTACGAGCACGCCCTCAAGCTGTGGGAAATCCTGCCGGAAGAGCTGGAGTACGACTTCCTGTTCAGCCAGCGCGGCGTAATGAACCTTGCCCACACCCTGGGCGATGTCCGCGAAAGCATGCGCCGCGTGGGCGCCAACCGCCTCAATGGTGTGGACGCAGAGTGGCTGGAGCCGGACCAGGTCAAGGAACTCTGCCCCATCCTGAACACCAGCGACAACATCCGCTACCCCGTCATGGGCGCCACGTATCAGCCGCGTGCCGGCATCGCCAAGCACGACCACGTGGCCTGGGCCTTCGCCCGCAAGTGCGATGAACTCGGCGTGGACATCATCCAGAACTGCGAAGTCACCGGCTTCATCAAGGACGGAAACCGGGTTACGGGCGTCAAGACAACCCGTGGCACCATCAACACCGAAAAGGTAGGCCTCTGCGCCGCAGGCCACAGCTCGGTCCTTGCCGAGATGGCCGGGTTCCGCCTCCCGATCCAGTCCCACCCGCTCCAGGCGCTCGTGTCTGAACTGCACGAGCCGGTCCACCCCACGGTGGTCATGTCCAACCACGTCCACGTGTATGTGTCCCAGGCACACAAGGGCGAACTGGTGATGGGCGCTGGCGTGGACTCCTACAACGGCTACGGCCAGCGCGGATCGTTCCACGTGATCGAGGAGCAGATGGCAGCCGCCGTGGAGCTCTTCCCGATCTTCGCCCGGGCCCACGTGCTCCGGACCTGGGGCGGCATCGTGGACACCACACTGGACGCCTCGCCCATTGTTGGGCTCACCCCGGTGGAGAACATGTTCGTCAACTGTGGTTGGGGAACGGGTGGCTTCAAGGGCACTCCTGCGGCTGGCCTGACCTTCGCGCACACCATCGCAACCGGCGCCCCGCACAAGCTCAACAAGCCCTTCGCCCTGGAACGCTTCGAAACCGGAGCGCTCATCGACGAACACGGCGCCGCAGCCGTGGCCCACTAA
- a CDS encoding sarcosine oxidase subunit delta: MLLISCPNCGPRDETEFHYGGQAHVAYPENPNELTDREWAEYLFYRENTKGAFAERWVHSTGCRQWFNMLRDTVTYDIHSIYAMGQPRPDTTGEYGQAGGAGLAPGAPTTPTATAAPTSSEGV; encoded by the coding sequence ATGCTTCTCATTTCATGCCCCAACTGCGGGCCACGCGACGAAACCGAATTCCACTACGGCGGCCAGGCGCACGTTGCCTACCCGGAGAACCCGAACGAACTCACCGACCGCGAGTGGGCCGAGTACCTGTTCTACCGCGAGAACACCAAGGGTGCATTCGCAGAACGCTGGGTCCACAGCACAGGCTGCCGCCAGTGGTTCAACATGCTGCGGGACACCGTGACTTACGACATCCACTCCATCTACGCGATGGGACAGCCCCGCCCGGATACAACCGGCGAGTACGGCCAGGCCGGCGGAGCAGGCCTCGCCCCCGGCGCCCCCACCACCCCGACGGCCACTGCCGCCCCCACCTCCTCGGAAGGAGTCTAG
- a CDS encoding 2Fe-2S iron-sulfur cluster-binding protein — translation MTSKNARLATGGRIDRSIAWRFTVDGQEFTGHPGDTIASALLANGHINAGNSLYEDRPRGIMAAGVEESNALVKIAPRFPGHVAESMLPATAVSLVDGMNVELLSGLGKLDPAEDKAEYDKKYVHTDVLVVGGGVAGLAAAREAVRTGARVILIDDQPELGGALLSGSTAEGLQETIEGKPALEWVADVEAELVSAEECTVLNRTTAFGSYDSNYFIAAQNRTDHLTVPAAPGVSRQRIWHIRAQQVVLAPGAHERPLVFENNDRPGIMLASAVRTYLNRYAVAAGSRVVISTTNDSAYLLAADLKAAGVAIAAVVDARPQISAKAAAAVESGIRVLIGSAVADTSADDKGRLNGVTVRSINDDGELTSGVEQIAADLLAVSGGWSPVVHLHSQRQGKLRWDDELAAFVPSTVVRDQQVVGAGRGSYELQDCLAEGISAGAAASIAAGFESATTPVDLQAPVASAPTRQLWLVPGQEGEPGEWHHHFVDFQRDQSVADVLRSTGAGMRSVEHVKRYTSISTANDQGKTSGVNAIGVIAAALKFGGAESVPGVGEIGTTAYRAPFTPVAFAALAGRQRGELFDPARVTSIHPWHVAQGALFEDVGQWKRPWYYPQSGEDMDTAVLRECAAVRDSVGFMDATTLGKIEIRGTDAGEFLNRVYTNAFKKLAPGSARYGVMCTLDGMIFDDGVTLRLDEDRYFMTTTTGGAAKVLDWLEEWHQTEWPELDVVFTSVTEQWSTIAVVGPKSRAVIAKVAPQLAENGGLDAEAFPFMTFRETTLASGVQARVCRISFSGELAYEINVPSWYGLNTWEAVAAAGAEFNITPYGTETMHVLRAEKGYPIVGQDTDGTVTPQDAGMDWIVSKAKDFIGKRSYLREDAKREDRKHLVSVLPVDHSLRLPEGTQLVEKGIPVNPAYGPVPMEGFVTSSYHSAALGRSFGLALIQNGRNRIGETLVASVGDQLVDVVVGETVLFDAEGTRKDG, via the coding sequence GTGACCAGCAAGAACGCACGCCTCGCCACTGGCGGACGCATTGACCGCAGCATCGCTTGGCGCTTCACTGTGGACGGCCAGGAATTCACCGGCCACCCCGGCGACACCATCGCCTCGGCGCTGCTGGCCAACGGCCACATCAACGCAGGCAACTCCCTTTACGAGGACCGCCCCCGCGGCATCATGGCCGCCGGCGTGGAGGAATCCAACGCCCTGGTCAAGATCGCTCCCCGCTTCCCGGGCCACGTTGCCGAATCCATGCTCCCCGCCACCGCCGTTTCACTCGTGGACGGCATGAACGTTGAGCTGCTCTCCGGTTTGGGCAAGCTTGACCCTGCCGAGGACAAGGCTGAGTACGACAAGAAGTACGTCCACACGGACGTCCTGGTGGTCGGCGGTGGTGTTGCCGGCCTGGCAGCCGCCCGTGAAGCAGTCCGCACCGGTGCCCGCGTCATCCTGATCGACGACCAGCCCGAACTGGGCGGTGCACTGCTCTCCGGTTCCACGGCCGAAGGCCTGCAGGAAACCATCGAGGGCAAGCCTGCCCTGGAATGGGTTGCCGATGTGGAAGCCGAGTTGGTCTCCGCCGAAGAATGCACCGTGCTGAACCGCACCACTGCCTTCGGTTCCTACGATTCCAACTACTTCATCGCAGCGCAGAACCGCACGGATCACCTGACCGTTCCGGCCGCGCCGGGCGTTTCGCGTCAGCGTATCTGGCACATCCGCGCACAGCAGGTTGTCCTGGCACCGGGTGCCCACGAGCGTCCGCTGGTCTTTGAGAACAACGACCGCCCGGGCATCATGCTCGCCTCGGCTGTCCGCACGTACCTCAACCGCTACGCGGTCGCGGCCGGTTCACGCGTCGTCATCAGCACCACCAACGACTCCGCTTACCTGCTCGCCGCAGACCTGAAGGCAGCAGGCGTGGCGATTGCCGCCGTCGTCGATGCCCGTCCGCAGATCAGCGCGAAGGCCGCTGCCGCCGTCGAGTCCGGTATCCGGGTCCTCATTGGCAGCGCGGTTGCTGACACGAGCGCCGATGACAAGGGCCGCCTCAACGGCGTCACCGTCCGCAGCATTAACGACGACGGCGAACTCACCTCGGGCGTCGAGCAGATCGCCGCAGATCTCCTTGCTGTTTCCGGCGGCTGGAGCCCGGTGGTGCACCTCCACAGCCAGCGCCAAGGCAAGCTGCGCTGGGACGACGAGCTCGCTGCGTTTGTTCCGTCCACGGTGGTTCGGGACCAGCAGGTAGTTGGCGCAGGCCGCGGCAGCTACGAACTCCAGGACTGCCTCGCAGAGGGCATCTCGGCTGGAGCGGCAGCATCCATCGCTGCTGGTTTTGAGTCCGCAACCACCCCGGTGGACCTGCAGGCACCTGTGGCTAGTGCGCCGACACGGCAGCTGTGGCTGGTTCCCGGCCAGGAAGGCGAACCTGGCGAGTGGCACCACCACTTCGTTGACTTCCAGCGTGACCAGTCCGTGGCTGACGTCCTTCGCTCCACGGGCGCCGGCATGCGCTCGGTGGAACACGTGAAGCGGTACACCTCCATCAGCACCGCCAACGATCAAGGCAAGACCTCCGGCGTAAACGCAATCGGCGTCATCGCCGCTGCATTGAAGTTCGGCGGCGCGGAAAGCGTACCCGGCGTCGGCGAGATCGGCACCACCGCCTACCGCGCACCGTTCACCCCGGTCGCATTCGCCGCATTGGCAGGCCGCCAGCGCGGGGAGCTTTTCGATCCCGCCCGAGTGACCTCCATCCACCCCTGGCACGTTGCCCAGGGTGCACTGTTCGAAGACGTCGGACAGTGGAAGCGCCCTTGGTACTACCCGCAGTCCGGCGAGGACATGGACACGGCAGTCCTGCGTGAATGCGCAGCAGTCCGCGATTCCGTGGGCTTCATGGACGCAACCACGCTGGGCAAGATCGAGATCCGCGGCACGGACGCCGGCGAATTCCTGAACCGTGTGTACACCAACGCCTTCAAGAAACTCGCACCGGGATCCGCACGCTACGGTGTCATGTGCACCCTGGACGGCATGATCTTCGACGACGGCGTGACCCTGCGCCTGGACGAGGACCGCTACTTCATGACCACCACCACCGGCGGCGCTGCCAAGGTGCTGGATTGGCTGGAAGAGTGGCACCAGACGGAGTGGCCCGAACTGGACGTCGTCTTCACCTCCGTCACGGAGCAGTGGAGCACCATCGCCGTCGTTGGTCCCAAGTCCCGTGCAGTGATCGCGAAGGTTGCCCCGCAGCTCGCCGAAAACGGCGGCCTGGATGCTGAAGCCTTCCCGTTCATGACCTTCCGCGAAACCACGCTGGCATCGGGAGTGCAGGCACGCGTTTGCCGTATCTCCTTCTCCGGTGAACTGGCCTACGAAATCAACGTTCCGTCCTGGTACGGGCTGAACACCTGGGAAGCCGTTGCCGCCGCGGGTGCTGAGTTCAACATCACCCCGTACGGCACGGAAACCATGCACGTGCTCCGCGCCGAGAAGGGCTACCCGATCGTCGGGCAGGACACCGACGGCACGGTCACCCCGCAGGACGCCGGCATGGACTGGATTGTTTCCAAGGCCAAGGACTTCATCGGCAAGCGCTCCTACCTCCGTGAGGATGCCAAGCGCGAGGACCGCAAGCACCTGGTGAGCGTCCTTCCCGTGGACCACTCGCTGAGGCTGCCCGAAGGCACGCAGCTTGTGGAGAAGGGCATCCCGGTCAACCCGGCATACGGACCCGTCCCCATGGAGGGCTTCGTAACTTCGAGCTACCACAGTGCCGCTTTGGGCCGATCCTTCGGCCTGGCCCTGATCCAAAACGGCCGCAACCGCATCGGCGAGACCCTCGTGGCCTCGGTGGGAGACCAACTGGTGGACGTGGTTGTTGGCGAAACCGTACTTTTCGATGCTGAAGGGACCCGCAAAGATGGCTGA
- a CDS encoding sarcosine oxidase subunit gamma family protein — MAETATPAETAHVDRVRGARRSPAEHLADAFTSGSVPGTVTLKEIPYQAMVGIRVERTSDAGARVASITGGLPATCGEVTEAGSVNTLWLGPTEFLVVAPEESHDSLGGSLVSDLTKALGNGEGQVVDLSANRTTFELSGSHARAVLEKTCSLDLHPRVFKAGTAVSTELAHIPVMLWKTSDENYRIFPRASFADFLGRWLLDAMREYASPEVP; from the coding sequence ATGGCTGAAACAGCAACACCAGCAGAAACCGCACACGTCGACCGCGTACGGGGAGCCCGCCGCAGCCCGGCCGAGCACCTCGCTGACGCCTTCACCTCCGGCTCAGTGCCGGGCACGGTGACGCTCAAGGAAATCCCGTACCAGGCCATGGTGGGTATCCGGGTTGAGCGAACGTCCGACGCCGGTGCCCGCGTCGCCTCCATCACCGGCGGCTTGCCTGCCACTTGTGGTGAAGTGACGGAGGCCGGTTCCGTGAACACACTCTGGCTTGGCCCCACCGAGTTCCTGGTAGTCGCTCCGGAGGAGTCCCATGACTCACTCGGCGGCTCCTTGGTCAGCGATCTGACCAAGGCACTGGGCAACGGTGAAGGTCAGGTGGTGGACCTGTCCGCCAACCGCACCACGTTCGAGCTCTCCGGCAGCCACGCCCGCGCTGTGCTCGAAAAGACGTGCTCGCTGGACCTTCACCCCCGCGTCTTCAAGGCAGGCACCGCCGTCTCAACGGAGCTCGCACACATCCCCGTAATGCTTTGGAAGACCTCGGACGAGAACTACCGGATCTTTCCCCGGGCCTCGTTTGCCGATTTCCTGGGACGCTGGCTTCTTGATGCCATGCGGGAGTACGCCTCCCCCGAGGTCCCCTAA
- a CDS encoding L-serine ammonia-lyase, whose amino-acid sequence MALSVLDLFSVGIGPSSSHTVGPMRAAKQFTDGLESSGQLPATVRVQAELFGSLGATGRGHGSDKAVVLGLQGQSPETVDTKTADDQVAAAALDAELRLGGDHRVDFNWDEDVVLHRRKSLPAHPNGMTFRALDHTGAVLRERSYYSIGGGFVVDGDATGTDKVVADDTVLPYPFSTADELLAICSREGMSISDVMLANELVWRSEDELRERLLSIWAVMRECVDNGCSAEGILPGGLKVRRRAPSLFKKLSETDAELNGESSADPLLAMEWVNLFALAVNEENAAGGRIVTAPTNGAAGIVPAVLHYYTKFVPGANDDGVVRFLLAAAAVGILFKINASISGAEVGCQGEVGSACSMAAAGLCEVLGGTPEQVENAAEVGIEHNLGLTCDPVGGLVQIPCIERNAIASVKAINAARLALHGDGSHKVSLDKAIKTMRETGADMKSKYKETSRGGLAVNVVEC is encoded by the coding sequence ATGGCACTGAGTGTGCTTGACCTGTTTTCTGTTGGCATCGGGCCGTCGTCGTCACACACGGTCGGCCCGATGCGGGCGGCAAAGCAGTTCACGGACGGTCTTGAATCGTCCGGCCAGCTTCCGGCCACGGTGCGCGTCCAGGCTGAGCTCTTCGGCTCCCTGGGCGCCACCGGCCGGGGCCACGGCTCCGACAAAGCCGTGGTGCTGGGGCTGCAGGGCCAATCACCCGAAACTGTCGACACCAAAACGGCTGATGACCAGGTGGCCGCAGCTGCCCTCGACGCCGAACTGCGCCTGGGTGGCGACCACCGGGTGGACTTCAACTGGGACGAGGACGTGGTCCTCCACCGCCGCAAGTCCCTTCCGGCACACCCCAACGGCATGACGTTCCGGGCACTTGACCACACCGGGGCAGTACTGCGTGAGCGCAGCTACTACTCGATCGGTGGCGGCTTCGTGGTGGATGGGGACGCCACGGGCACGGACAAAGTGGTAGCCGATGACACCGTGCTCCCCTACCCGTTCTCCACTGCTGACGAGTTGCTCGCTATTTGTTCACGCGAGGGCATGTCGATTTCCGATGTCATGCTGGCCAACGAACTGGTGTGGCGATCCGAGGACGAGCTCCGGGAGCGCCTCCTCAGCATCTGGGCCGTCATGCGCGAATGCGTGGACAACGGCTGCTCTGCCGAGGGAATCCTTCCTGGAGGTCTGAAGGTCAGGCGACGGGCGCCGTCGTTGTTTAAGAAGCTTTCCGAGACCGACGCCGAGCTGAACGGCGAATCCTCAGCGGACCCCTTGCTCGCCATGGAATGGGTAAACCTGTTCGCCCTTGCCGTCAACGAGGAAAACGCGGCCGGCGGCAGGATCGTCACCGCGCCAACCAACGGTGCCGCCGGAATTGTGCCGGCCGTGCTGCACTATTACACCAAGTTTGTTCCGGGGGCCAACGACGACGGTGTCGTGCGGTTCCTGCTCGCGGCAGCCGCCGTCGGAATTCTGTTCAAGATCAACGCGTCCATTTCCGGCGCCGAAGTTGGCTGCCAGGGTGAGGTGGGTTCCGCCTGCTCCATGGCCGCCGCTGGTCTTTGCGAGGTTCTGGGCGGGACGCCGGAGCAAGTGGAGAATGCGGCCGAGGTGGGCATCGAGCACAACCTGGGCCTCACGTGCGATCCCGTAGGCGGGCTGGTGCAGATCCCGTGCATCGAACGCAATGCCATCGCCAGCGTCAAGGCGATCAACGCTGCCCGCCTTGCCCTGCACGGCGATGGCAGCCACAAGGTGTCCCTGGACAAAGCCATCAAGACCATGCGCGAGACAGGCGCCGACATGAAATCCAAGTACAAGGAGACCTCCCGTGGAGGCCTCGCCGTCAACGTAGTGGAGTGCTAG
- the purU gene encoding formyltetrahydrofolate deformylase produces the protein MTAIQTETSVTPAEETTVEHVLTLDCPEGPGIVHAVSGFLLEHGCDIIDNKQFGDRAEGHFFMRVHFASSGDESTVDTLRAAFSPVGEKYNMNWQLERQGSKRRVLIMVSKFGHCLNDLLFRARIGELPIDVVGVVSNHTDHQGLAEWHGIPFFHVPVTAATKPAAEARLLDIIDELDVELVVLARYMQVLSDDLARKLDGRAINIHHSFLPSFKGAKPYHQAYARGVKTVGATAHYVNGELDEGPIISQQVVEVDHTFGPDDLVAAGRDTECKALSNAVRWHCEGRIILNGNRTIVLK, from the coding sequence ATGACTGCCATCCAAACTGAAACCTCTGTTACCCCTGCCGAAGAAACCACCGTGGAGCACGTCCTTACCCTGGACTGCCCTGAAGGTCCCGGCATTGTGCACGCTGTGTCCGGCTTCCTGCTGGAGCATGGCTGCGACATCATCGACAACAAGCAGTTCGGTGACCGTGCCGAGGGCCACTTCTTCATGCGGGTGCACTTCGCTTCCTCCGGTGACGAATCAACCGTGGACACGCTGCGGGCTGCGTTTTCCCCTGTGGGCGAGAAGTACAACATGAACTGGCAGCTGGAACGCCAGGGGTCCAAGCGTCGCGTGTTGATCATGGTCTCGAAGTTCGGGCACTGCCTCAATGACCTGCTGTTCCGTGCGCGGATCGGTGAGCTGCCGATCGATGTGGTGGGCGTCGTGTCCAACCACACGGACCACCAGGGCTTGGCTGAGTGGCACGGGATTCCCTTCTTCCACGTCCCTGTCACCGCCGCGACCAAACCTGCGGCGGAAGCGCGTTTGCTGGACATCATCGACGAGTTGGACGTGGAACTCGTTGTGCTGGCCCGGTACATGCAGGTGCTCAGCGACGATCTCGCCCGCAAGCTCGACGGGCGCGCCATCAATATCCACCACTCGTTCCTGCCGAGCTTCAAGGGTGCCAAGCCGTACCACCAGGCTTACGCCCGTGGAGTGAAGACCGTGGGCGCCACCGCCCACTACGTCAACGGCGAGCTGGACGAGGGCCCGATCATCTCCCAGCAGGTGGTTGAGGTGGATCACACGTTCGGACCGGACGATCTCGTAGCCGCCGGTCGGGACACGGAGTGCAAGGCCCTCAGCAACGCCGTTCGTTGGCACTGCGAAGGGCGGATCATCCTGAATGGGAACAGGACGATTGTGCTGAAGTAA